A window of Benincasa hispida cultivar B227 chromosome 9, ASM972705v1, whole genome shotgun sequence genomic DNA:
TAATTTCACGCCAACTAAGGAAACGTAATATCCTAAAAAAAAGATGAcagttattatttgaattttttgaaattttctattCCTATTGCTATGTGACCCTCCATTCATTTAATTggtaaataaaaatttaaagatatttaattttcttttaaatacaaTAAGAATGGAGGATCAAACTATAATAGACTCGAATGAGTGcaataaaaaaaccaaattattGATTTGTATTTGGTTGAGAACtaactttttaaattaactagTCCAAGTATGGACCAACCTATTGATTTGTTTCTTGATGAACAGTTAAACGTAttagttcaattttttataCACAAATTGAATCAATGACATGTATACACATGAATTGTAATAGTACTTTTacttagtattttaattattatgatgcatgtatgtttattatttaggaaaaaaaactcGAATTATTATTGTCTAAAAAAGAGAACAAAAATAatccaattttaatatataaaaaagaagtaGTCCATattgtaatttgaaaaataaaaatatcccatctaaaaaaacaaaaaattggttTGGAAAAAGAATAAAGGAAAACACCCGattgagtccaaaactaaaaacaaatcaACATGGAGTCAATCCAATAAAAAATCGAGTCGTGTTAGTTTTGTACTTTTATTAGACATCGGTGTAGTTCTCTATTCTATAAAACCAATTTGTTAGGTTTGATTCTCAGTTGGCTCTCAAACCTGAAAAAATGAACCAACGATCTCTCTTTTACCTCGTGTATATATGCGAGTAGCTttgacataaaaaaatatttaattgataatatatttaaattcaaataacaACTCGTCTAAATATGAAACTTAAAAGGATAAAGCTAGGTAAAACTTCAAGgggaaaaaaagtaaattatGAGCATATTTTTTTCCCTCCTAATGCAATAATTATGATTTGaaaaatcttatttattttGACGGAGTCAAGAATAAAAATAATGGCAatagtcatttaaaaaaaaatagtgaataaTCTTTTAAAACTAAGAACCATACCAAATTTAAGAAAAGCTTGGGGCACATTCTCCAATTCCAAAATAAATTTGGAAAATAATGAGAATGAATAGACAAGGTcttaaaattgttttcctaatttaaaaagattatttttaaatatagaaaaatgaaccaaaatatttataaatacaacaaaattttattgtctATTTGTAATAGATTATAATAGACTACTAGTCTACTATCGCACCTATTTGTGTTATGATAGTAGTCTATTAcgatctatcacagatagacggtgatattttgttattatttgtaaatattttcaacagttttattatttaaattaaaatttcaatttaaaatgtcaactaattattcaaaatagaaaaatactaACGGACCTTTttagatcaatttttttttaaaaaaatagactaaaaatatatatattttaaaagtacgTGGACTAAACACACAtgttgttcaaaattcaaagattaaaaaaattaatcttttaaacaaatttatataGACACTTATGAAATGGtgaggttaatttttttttttaaaaaaaaaaattatgtaggAGTGAAGTTGGCTCCAAATCAAAGAATCACTTTATAGTTATTCTTTCTACAAGTGTTTTTGGGAGATCACTTTATAAagtaatttgacattttatCTCATCACTTTGTAGCCTAATGTAACTAAACAAATTAACTATTCAAAAAATAATGTAACTAAACAAATTAGTAATTAAAATCGcaattaaaatcataaaatgtttaaattataagaTGAACTCACCTTTAATCTTACTAATActattttattgataattttttttagtaaaatcggtttaatagtaAATAATTTTAATCGTTGCGTGAGAGTAGACAATGTCTTTCAATTAAGTCTATAACTCAAGTGAGAATCAAATGTATAATTTGATAGATAAAACACTAATTGTTATCTTAAAGTCTATGATTTAATATTTAACTATCACATTTATTGAAATTGTGTGTATATACATGTGTGTGTGTGAAACACATTTTTACAACTGCTTTGGTTAATTTAAAAGGTTAGTTTCTAAATTGTTAGGTTGTATctatttagtccataaatttttaaaaatgtctaatagatctctaaaatttatattttgtgtaTAATAGATTAACGAATTTTCGATTTTATGTCGATCAAGTTTTTTAACTTTCAGTGTTAATAGTAGATCCTTGTTGTAAGTCTTTGACTTATTCAacattctttttttatatttacttATCTATCGTtgcattaaacataaaattcaatttcaatattTCAAGGACCTATTGAatacaaaatcaaaagttttggaGCCTATTAACCACAAAATTTGAGTTTAAGGACttgttagatacaaaattaatagttaagatCAAAGGGACTTATTAAATGCTTTTTAAAACTTATGGACCAAATAGACAAATCTTGAAAATTCAAGGACTAAACTTAGTTTAAGTAAttacattttactttttttttttcaaaaatacttttaaattaCTCTATAGATTGTTTTTAGCCGTGAAATAAGGGTATATTTGAAGTGGttctaaaatagttaaaatcacaTTTGTTATTCTTAAAATAACTCCAAATCTAgccattcaaaataaattttgatgatatgaaaattgcattagaagatgtataataaaataatgtatgatTAAATGCAAatttaaagtgattttaatcCTTTTAAAATTACTCCCAACACATGCTCCGTTGACATGCGAAAAAACCCTTTAAATCCTAATAATTAGATGATAAAcatgaggttttttttttttttttttttttttttttatggatagaaaaagaaaaaaaatatacataataCCAATTAGCAAGCATAGCTCAACTAACCTATATCATATCTTactataaaaaaatctaatacataattttttttttaaaattgccCTTAAGTACTAACTACTTTTTACGTGGAACCAAAATAAATGAttgaaatattgaaattaaatgaaagatatttgaaaggtaaaAAACTATTAATTAGGTATATATCTTAGaagattttttgaaaaaatagttaaaatgtaTAAGTATGCCAAATTTTAGGATAGGTTTCAATTATACATTTACATATTTattcacttttttttccttctggGTCTTTAAATTTTGTTCCAAAAAGaacattagattttttttttttaaaaaaaaaaaagatgaaaagtgTGACACAACAACTAATGggtaaaagttaaaaaaacatattgtgACATCGTTATTAATTTACTTTAATGAAATGaataattttaaagtttatggatatttttcaaataaattttaaaattaacagGTAAATGGGAAACTTTATAAGGTATACGAAGacatatatcatacttaaaagaaagctttaaatatcaatttagtCTTTGGTTAATTTTGGTTCCTTTACTTTTTAACTTTACTCTATTTagtttctttaatttcaaaacttTCATATTGAATCCTTTACTTTCATAAAATGACCATTTTAGCCCAAGCATTTTAAAATATCACTTCACTTTATACAAAAAttggttgaaaatttttaaatgattttcaCTTGATATAAAATGACCATTGTATAAAAGACCCCTATGTATGATGGGGACATAGAAGCACGGTATTAAATTTCCATCGAAATGCCAATATTCTGAAAATGCCAATATTCTTATGTTGAGCTACGTTCATATTGGCATGAATCGAAATTTCCATTATATAGTAgattacaaaatacaaaaaataatcaTCAAAATGCCACTAATCATAAAATCTTTAATTATTaactcaaatttattttttagttttttaaaaatatatcatatttccGATCTATGTCGATATTTTAAATCTGCCGTAGACAAGATAAAAcgacataaaagaaaaaaagggggaGACACGGAAAATCGTGAATTGGGGAACGCCGCTACTTCCcttatattttgataatttgaaTGGAGGACTAAGAGCGTAATTTAAAGAAACTTACGAGGGCATTCACGTAAAAACATAGATATTCACGAACCAAATTGCGTGCTCGAGAGATCAGAGGCCCAAATTGAATTGaacccttaaaaataaataaaataaataaataaaaacttacatataaaagcaaacaaaaaccgtattaaattctttttaaacTAGTTTGGGATTTTTGTTATttcgttttagtttttttccttCCACGCCGCAGAGGAGAAAGAAGAATACGACGCAGAAACAAAGAAACCCTAATAACAAACTTCTGTATCTAATGGAGCAATTTTCCCTTGTTTGTCTCTCTTTTTCTAtgtgatttttgaaaaattataagaGGGAAAAGAGAATTCAAAGGATGATAAACAAGACTGCCTAATCGGGAATCTCTATGCTGTTCTTGTTGTAATCTAATGGCGGACAGTGAACAGATCACCGCCACATGGGGGACATGGGAGGAGCTTTTACTGGCTTGTGCAGTCAAGCGCCATGGATTTAAGGACTGGAATTCTGTAGCCATGGAAGTTCAGGCTCGTTCTTCTCTTCCTCATCTCTTAACTACCGCCCGTAACTGCGAACTTAAATTCCAAGACCTTAAACGACGGTTTACTTCTTTTCGAAACGATGCCGTTTTGAGTCAGAACGGCGCAGGAATTGCCGATAAGGTCGATAGCGCCGTACCTTGGGTTGATGAGTTGAGGAAACTCCGCGTTGCCGAACTTCGACGAGAGGTCCAGCGCTATGATGTTTCAATCAAGTAAATCTCTATcggttttgttatttttgttcttaaaattttcaGATCTGAGTTCATCTTATTGAGATTCTCGGCAGCTCGTTGCAGTTGAAGGTCAAGAAATTGGAGGAGGAGCGAGAACAAGGCGTGAACGACAGAGAAGCCAGCACTGGAAAACCAGATCTAAAAACGGAGTCCAGAGAGAGACGATCAGAAAACGACAAAAATCTCTTCGGAGAACCAGACCACCGGTCCGGACCAAACGGAACAGTTGCAAAACCATCGGCGGTTCCCGGAGAAGATTCCGACCGGGAGGACTTCTCTGTCAACCAATCCAATTCCACCGGTTCCAAAAGCGGCAACCGTAAAAGCACCGCCGAAATCGCCAAATCCGAAACCAAACCGGATTTCGCCGGTTCATATAGACCAGAACAGAACCGGAGAGCCGCCGAACCAGCCGGTCCGCAGTCAGATGACGGCAGTACGGATACTGTGGTTAAGAACCCGACGTGTGACATATCGGAGACAAAAAAGAAGGAAACACAACGAGTCGACGATTCGTCCGAGTTAGCCGACTCGGAGGCTCAGTCAAACGGCGGAGGCACGACGACGAGGGAGAGCAGCGAAGTACAGAGCTCGGCGAGTTTGACGGGGAGGATGAAGAGGAAGAGACTCCTCAGGAAGGAGATCTCCGGCGGTAGCAGCGGCAATGAACCTCGCCGGACGGCCGCAGTTAAGTCGCAGCGGTTCGACGAGGTTCTGCAGAAGATACGAGCGCACAAACATGGCTCCTTGTTCGAATCTCGTCTCCAAAGTCAGGTAAACATTTCtccatttttctctttctttaaataaaataaaataaaataatcatgtTTTTATTTTAGGAATGTATTTAGGCTTAAAATAATCATAACAATCTAGTTCTAATAaaaaccttttttaaaaaagtaaaaattaggAATAGAAACAAAATATACATTAAAATTGATGGGACTAGTCAATATTATGTctaaattaaaacatttattcATTTGGGATGATAAATATGAGAATTGAAGcttaaaatttaagttttaggcataggaattaaaattatatatcgGTAATTTCTGTTATTTTGAAGATTTGTAACACAAAAATTGATTTGAAGATATCGATCCAATTCTATTAAAAGCTTTACGACCAATAAATTTGGACCATTTCAAATTGcacataaataaaaaagaagaaaaaaagtggGGGACCATTCGCTTAAAAGCTTCGACCCACGTTGCTTTTCATTTCTACTtttgttttggaatttttttaaaataatataatttttatgttattattaaaatacacttgCAAAGAATAGATAGATAAATAGAGTTGTTTTGTTCAATACTAAGATAATTTTTGGATAAAGCGTCTTCTTATCCAGAAATTTTGTGAGATGATTGTACTGTAGACCAAATCTTGAACCCAAAATGGAATCTGCGCATTTTTTAAAccgatatttttcttttacagtTTCCTTGCTTTATCACAGTAAAAATTATGGAAACAATCTTATTGTACACATTTGGCTCTCGCATACATCATTTCTTTTAATCCTTAATCTTGATTCTCGATAGTCATATACTTTTGCCTTCAATTCCAACACTCTCTATATACACCCTGCTTTCGGTTCTTACTCTTTGACTCTCTCTACTCTTGTTAATTACTCCCTTTTAATAAAAGAGCAAGAGTGAATAACAAGAGAAAATAGAGAGTGAGATATCATCTTTTTGCATAAGGTTTTGTTTGGGtaatttcaaactctatttGGGCCTTTCAAAACGGGTTCTTTTACCCGCAAggaacaaaaaaatcaaaataatattctaTGAGACCGGttctattttatgattttttttccaaatcaataaataaaattagtttccagaatttgtatcgacaaattgAATGTCATCTCAAATACATGCCCTTTTAGATGTGTTATAACGTTCTAGAAAATTCTATAGTTCGGTAAGTGGTTTTGAAATCTAAGTCAGACACCCAATtctcccttcttctttttctaattttattatttcatttttttttaaaaaggtaaAACAAAGTAGAATAGTTGGTTCGATAATAATAGGGTAAAAACTTGTTAAAAAATCGAACTAATTTTTTTCTTGACCACTCTATTATTTTGAATGCGAAAGTTTAACTTGTGCTttattttactctttttttatttttatttttttaatttggggAAAAAATCAAAATCGAAGGGTCATGAAGAGATAATATTTTGTCCCGGCGTATTGGATGTGCTTTTTGGCTAgcgattaatatttgaaataac
This region includes:
- the LOC120085356 gene encoding uncharacterized protein LOC120085356, with the translated sequence MADSEQITATWGTWEELLLACAVKRHGFKDWNSVAMEVQARSSLPHLLTTARNCELKFQDLKRRFTSFRNDAVLSQNGAGIADKVDSAVPWVDELRKLRVAELRREVQRYDVSINSLQLKVKKLEEEREQGVNDREASTGKPDLKTESRERRSENDKNLFGEPDHRSGPNGTVAKPSAVPGEDSDREDFSVNQSNSTGSKSGNRKSTAEIAKSETKPDFAGSYRPEQNRRAAEPAGPQSDDGSTDTVVKNPTCDISETKKKETQRVDDSSELADSEAQSNGGGTTTRESSEVQSSASLTGRMKRKRLLRKEISGGSSGNEPRRTAAVKSQRFDEVLQKIRAHKHGSLFESRLQSQETEEYKAMIRQHLDLEIVQTKINSGSYSSSHAFYRDLLLLFNNVVTFFPKSSKEFVAACQLRLLISNEMKKSLQVARIDPSPEVVDSSPIPSRSKGPDLEGSQSLLAKQKSSVPIIVCRKRSKISSKPSSTGLGEKGERSNDDEKPAVDLKSSIKIVSNLVEDEDTTKDSKVKEKPITGARSMRRSNDSATNSSGPSSIKKQNTNSRWKPSSANETETPTPDKKKSETVALEKKRSAADFLKRIKQNSPAETIKRNGRGGSSSVGHVAPEQKKGSGKSDKGKEKMSTMKQSNDKRPKEDASPSKRSVGRPPKKAAEADPTPIKRAREGGGKEPLKRPRKKAKR